A window of the Gemmatimonadaceae bacterium genome harbors these coding sequences:
- the rpmJ gene encoding 50S ribosomal protein L36, translating to MKVRSSVKPICEHCKVIKRKGVVRIICSRNPKHKQRQG from the coding sequence GTGAAAGTACGCAGCAGCGTCAAGCCGATCTGTGAGCACTGCAAGGTGATCAAGCGCAAGGGCGTGGTTCGCATCATCTGCAGCAGAAACCCCAAGCATAAGCAGCGGCAGGGCTGA